In Saimiri boliviensis isolate mSaiBol1 chromosome 12, mSaiBol1.pri, whole genome shotgun sequence, one genomic interval encodes:
- the LOC104651463 gene encoding large ribosomal subunit protein eL34-like, producing MVQRLTYRRRLSCNTASNKTRLSRTPANRIVYLYTKKVGKAPKSSCGVCPGRLRGVHAVRPKVFMRLSKTNKHVSRACGGSLCAKCVRDRIKRAFLIEEQKIVVKVLKAQAQSQKAK from the coding sequence ATGGTCCAGCGTTTGACATACCGGCGTAGGCTTTCCTGCAATACCGCCTCTAACAAAACTAGGCTGTCCCGGACCCCTGCTAATAGAATTGTTTACCTATATACCAAGAAGGTTGGGAAAGCACCAAAATCTTCATGTGGCGTGTGCCCAGGCAGGCTTCGAGGGGTTCATGCTGTAAGACCTAAAGTTTTTATGAGATtgtccaaaacaaacaaacatgtcaGCAGGGCCTGTGGTGGTTCCTTGTGTGCTAAATGTGTTCGTGACAGGATCAAGCGTGCTTTCCTTATCGAGGAGCAGAAAATAGTTGTGAAAGTGTTGAAGGCGCAAGCACAGAGTcagaaagctaaataa
- the GNPTG gene encoding N-acetylglucosamine-1-phosphotransferase subunit gamma: MAAELAGLLLLLGLSARGPAPAGAAKMKVVEEPNTFGVNNPFLPQASRLQAKRDPSPVSGPEHLSQLSGKCFSLVESTYKYEFCPFHNVTQHEQTFRWNAYSGILGIWHEWEIANNTFTGMWMRDGDACRSRSRQSKVELKCGKTNRLAHVSEPSTCVYALTFETPLVCHPHSLLVYPALPEALQRRWDQVEQDLADELITLQGHEKLLQTLFEDAGYLRSPEENEAPKLEGGPDGLGFETLENCRKAHKELLKEMKRLKGLLTQHGIPHAEPTETSNLEHFRHQMPRPGPPEQLRGDPGLRGSL, translated from the exons ATGGCGGCGGAGCTGGCGGGCCTCTTGCTGCTCCTCGGGCTCTCTGCGCGTG GGCCCGCGCCAGCAGGTGCCGCGAAGATGAAGGTGGTGGAGGAGCCCAACACGTTCGG GGTGAACAACCCGTTCTTGCCCCAGGCCAGTCGTCTCCAGGCCAAGAGGGATCCTTCCCCCGTGTCTG GGCCCGAGCATCTCTCCCAACTGTCCGGCAAGTGCTTCAGCCTGGTGGAGTCCAC GTACAAGTACGAGTTCTGTCCATTCCACAACGTGACCCAGCACGAGCAGACCTTCCGCTGGAACGCCTACAGCGGGATCCTTGG CATCTGGCACGAGTGGGAGATCGCCAACAACACCTTCACGGGCATGTGGATGAGGGACGGCGACGCCTGCCGCTCCCGGAGCCGGCAGAGCAAG GTGGAGCTGAAGTGTGGAAAAACCAACCGGCTGGCCCACGTGTCCGAGCCTAGCACCTGCGTGTATGCGCTGACGTTCGAGACCCCCCTTGTCTGCCACCCCCACTCCTTGCTAG TGTACCCGGCTCTGCCAGAGGCCCTGCAGCGGCGGTGGGACCAGGTGGAACAGGACCTGGCGGACGAGCTGATCACCCTCCAG GGCCATGAGAAGTTGCTGCAGACACTTTTTGAGGATGCCGGCTACTTAAGGAGCCCAGAAGAAAATGAAGCCCCCAAGCTGGAGGGAGGTCCTGATGGCTTGGGGTTTGAGACCCTGGAAAACTGCAGGAAG GCTCACAAAGAACTGTTGAAGGAGATGAAGAGGCTGAAAGGTCTGCTCACCCAGCATGGCATCCCCCACGCAGAGCCCACGG AAACCTCCAACTTGGAACACTTCCGCCATCAGATGCCCAGACCGgggcctccagagcagctgcGGGGCGACCCTGGCCTGCGTGGGAGCTTATGA